A section of the Dermacoccus nishinomiyaensis genome encodes:
- a CDS encoding sodium:solute symporter family transporter codes for MLGFGFWGRSRTQNSSDYLVAGRRLGTFLYTGTMAAVVLGGASTVGGVGLGYKMGLSGMWLVVAIGVGVLLLSLLFAGTISKLRVYTVSDMLKLRYGSKSAAGASSIVMMLYTMFLVVTSTGAYATVLHVLTGLDSWICIAIGGAVVLVYSVIGGMWSITLADQVQFIIKTIGVFALMLPFVLVKADGFSGIRERLGDDYFAIAGGKVGADTQTIITWFVVYMFGMLIGQDIWQRVFTARTPKVARLGGTMAGVYCILYGAAGAIIGMGAHAVLGDGIKAKNDVYAEVADKILPVGIGGLVLAAAVAAMMSTASGALIACATVARNDVVPFLTGRARAVDDVAVDAYSDHDARALKSTGSHAANHDASDPHSEKNIRENRAFVLGLGVLTVLISILMARLDNGGDLVVASLTVAYDILVGGLLVAILGGFVWKRANGTGAAISMLVGTLVTVAGMVYQANKLGDTLNGILANEPIYYGLIASLVTFVVASLATPKTDDAVRAEWDARVHRPADVELDATPTAR; via the coding sequence ATGCTCGGCTTCGGGTTCTGGGGCCGCTCGCGCACCCAGAACTCCAGCGACTACCTCGTCGCCGGCCGCCGCCTCGGCACCTTCCTCTACACCGGCACGATGGCGGCCGTCGTCCTCGGTGGCGCCTCCACGGTCGGCGGGGTCGGCCTCGGCTACAAGATGGGGTTGTCGGGCATGTGGCTCGTCGTCGCCATCGGCGTCGGCGTGCTCCTGCTGTCGCTGCTGTTCGCCGGCACCATCTCGAAGCTGCGCGTCTACACCGTCAGCGACATGCTGAAACTGCGCTACGGCAGCAAGAGCGCCGCGGGCGCGTCCAGCATCGTCATGATGCTCTACACGATGTTCCTCGTCGTCACCTCGACCGGCGCGTACGCCACCGTCCTGCACGTGCTGACGGGCCTCGACAGCTGGATCTGCATCGCCATCGGCGGCGCCGTCGTGCTCGTGTACTCCGTCATCGGCGGCATGTGGTCGATCACCCTGGCCGACCAGGTGCAGTTCATCATCAAGACGATCGGCGTCTTTGCGCTCATGCTGCCGTTCGTGCTCGTCAAGGCCGACGGCTTCTCCGGCATCCGCGAGCGCCTGGGCGACGACTACTTCGCCATCGCCGGCGGCAAGGTCGGCGCCGACACGCAGACGATCATCACGTGGTTCGTCGTCTACATGTTCGGCATGCTCATCGGCCAGGACATCTGGCAGCGCGTCTTCACCGCGCGCACCCCGAAGGTAGCGCGTCTCGGCGGCACCATGGCCGGTGTCTACTGCATCCTCTACGGCGCGGCCGGCGCGATCATCGGCATGGGCGCGCACGCCGTCCTCGGCGACGGCATCAAGGCGAAGAACGACGTCTACGCCGAGGTCGCCGACAAGATCCTGCCCGTCGGCATCGGCGGTCTCGTGCTCGCCGCCGCCGTCGCGGCGATGATGTCGACGGCGTCCGGCGCGCTCATCGCGTGCGCGACGGTGGCCCGCAACGACGTCGTCCCGTTCCTGACGGGCCGTGCCCGCGCGGTCGACGACGTCGCCGTCGACGCCTACAGCGACCACGACGCCCGCGCCCTGAAAAGCACGGGTTCACACGCCGCGAACCACGACGCGTCCGACCCGCACAGTGAGAAGAACATCCGCGAGAACCGCGCGTTCGTCCTCGGGCTCGGCGTGCTGACGGTGCTCATCTCGATCCTCATGGCGCGCCTCGACAACGGCGGCGACCTCGTCGTCGCGTCGCTGACGGTGGCGTACGACATCCTCGTCGGCGGCCTGCTCGTCGCCATCCTCGGCGGTTTCGTGTGGAAGCGCGCCAACGGCACGGGCGCCGCGATCTCGATGCTCGTCGGCACGCTCGTCACCGTGGCCGGGATGGTCTACCAGGCGAACAAGCTCGGCGACACCCTGAATGGCATCCTCGCCAATGAGCCGATCTACTACGGCCTCATCGCCTCGCTCGTCACGTTCGTCGTCGCTTCCCTCGCGACGCCGAAGACGGACGACGCGGTGCGCGCCGAGTGGGACGCCCGCGTCCACCGCCCCGCCGACGTCGAACTCGACGCCACGCCGACCGCACGCTGA
- the speB gene encoding agmatinase, translated as MDHPRIEAGGNVGPVNAALTPRYAGLGTFARLPRIEDVSKADVAVVGMPFDTGVSYRPGARFGATHVRESSRLLRPFNPAQSVSPFAQMQIADAGDIALNPFDIESALKEAEEGARQFVDEGTSLITIGGDHTLALPLLRAHAKKHGPVALLHFDAHLDTWDTYFGAEYTHGTPFRRAFEEGLIDSSGVCHVGTRGPLYGTQDLEDDARFGFGVVTSNDVMRMGVDEVVGFLRERVGDRPLYVSLDIDVLDPAHAPGTGTPEPGGLASRELLEILRGLRGTNLIGADVVEVAPPYDHAELTGLAAANVVYEYMSLLALGADAAPGGPAYGESGTVYGAQR; from the coding sequence ATGGATCACCCCCGCATCGAGGCCGGCGGCAACGTCGGGCCCGTCAATGCCGCCCTCACGCCGCGGTACGCCGGCCTCGGCACGTTCGCGCGCCTGCCGCGCATCGAGGACGTCTCGAAGGCCGACGTCGCCGTCGTCGGCATGCCGTTCGACACCGGCGTCTCCTACCGCCCCGGTGCGCGTTTCGGCGCGACGCACGTGCGCGAGAGCTCGCGTCTGCTGCGCCCGTTCAACCCGGCGCAGTCCGTGTCGCCGTTCGCGCAGATGCAGATTGCCGATGCCGGTGACATCGCGCTCAACCCGTTCGACATCGAGTCGGCGCTGAAGGAAGCGGAGGAGGGTGCACGTCAGTTCGTCGACGAGGGCACCTCGCTCATCACGATCGGCGGCGACCACACCCTCGCCCTGCCGCTGCTGCGCGCGCACGCGAAGAAGCACGGCCCCGTCGCGCTGCTGCACTTCGACGCGCACCTCGACACGTGGGACACCTACTTCGGCGCCGAGTACACGCACGGGACGCCGTTCCGCCGGGCGTTCGAGGAGGGCCTCATCGACTCCTCCGGCGTCTGCCACGTCGGCACGCGCGGCCCGCTGTACGGCACGCAGGACCTCGAGGACGACGCGCGCTTCGGCTTCGGTGTCGTGACGAGCAACGACGTCATGCGCATGGGCGTCGACGAGGTCGTCGGGTTCCTGCGCGAGCGCGTCGGCGACCGTCCGCTGTACGTCTCGCTCGACATCGACGTGCTCGACCCCGCGCACGCGCCGGGCACCGGCACCCCCGAGCCGGGCGGTCTGGCGTCGCGTGAGCTGCTCGAGATCCTGCGCGGTCTGCGCGGCACGAACCTCATCGGCGCCGACGTCGTCGAGGTCGCACCGCCCTACGACCACGCCGAACTGACGGGCCTGGCCGCCGCCAACGTCGTCTACGAGTACATGTCGCTGCTCGCGCTCGGTGCGGACGCCGCGCCCGGCGGGCCCGCGTACGGCGAGTCCGGCACGGTGTACGGGGCCCAGCGTTGA